The following coding sequences lie in one Spirosoma sp. KUDC1026 genomic window:
- a CDS encoding glycosyltransferase family 2 protein produces MTISGFSYIRNGFKYQYPFLESIQSILPLCDEFVIAVGQSEDGTREAIEALNSPKIRIIDTVWDEALRQGGQIFAQQANVALDACTGDWLFHIQADEIIHEKDLPAIRKAIEQVDSNPRVEGLLFDFLNFYGSYDYLNGTRYQHRREIRIFRRGIGAFSYRDSQGFRRYPDPAMKEQGHKGMKLHVKLVGVPVYHYSYVRSPKAMTEKSKYFASFWFDDAQLEKAFENDSDETDYYKIERVKKFTGTHPAVMAEWIKNGNYDFDPSQIKGDLPLKKRMAYWLDALAGRRIGEYKNYKLIS; encoded by the coding sequence ATGACCATTAGCGGATTTTCGTATATCCGAAACGGATTCAAATACCAGTACCCATTTCTTGAATCCATTCAGTCTATTCTTCCCCTCTGCGATGAGTTTGTGATCGCCGTTGGTCAGTCTGAAGACGGCACGCGGGAGGCCATCGAAGCGCTTAACAGTCCTAAAATTCGCATCATCGACACTGTATGGGATGAAGCGTTACGTCAGGGCGGGCAGATTTTTGCCCAGCAGGCCAACGTCGCGCTGGATGCCTGCACGGGTGACTGGCTGTTTCATATCCAGGCCGACGAGATTATCCACGAAAAGGACCTGCCGGCTATTCGGAAGGCCATCGAACAGGTCGATTCCAATCCACGGGTGGAGGGCTTACTGTTCGATTTCCTGAATTTCTACGGCAGCTACGACTATCTGAACGGAACCCGCTATCAGCACCGGCGTGAGATCCGAATTTTCCGGCGGGGGATCGGGGCGTTCTCCTACCGCGATTCGCAGGGGTTCCGGCGCTATCCGGATCCTGCTATGAAAGAGCAGGGGCATAAGGGAATGAAGCTGCACGTTAAACTCGTTGGCGTACCGGTCTATCATTACAGCTACGTGCGCTCGCCCAAGGCCATGACCGAGAAATCAAAATATTTCGCTTCGTTCTGGTTCGACGATGCCCAGCTCGAAAAAGCATTCGAGAACGACAGCGATGAAACCGATTACTACAAAATCGAGCGGGTGAAAAAGTTTACGGGGACGCACCCGGCGGTTATGGCAGAATGGATCAAAAACGGCAATTACGACTTCGATCCCAGTCAAATCAAGGGCGACCTGCCGCTCAAAAAGCGGATGGCCTACTGGCTCGATGCCTTGGCTGGACGACGGATTGGCGAATACAAGAACTACAAGCTGATTTCCTGA
- a CDS encoding DegT/DnrJ/EryC1/StrS family aminotransferase, with the protein MINVTKSYLPDLDEYTNYLKGIWERVHLTNDGPLLRQLENEMKAVLGVKHLKFCSNGTVVLQMALKALDITKEVITTPFSYVATTNVLLWEGCTPVFADITPDDFCIDPAKIEPLITENTQAILATHVYGNACQIEQIQAIADKHNLKVIYDAAHTFGASYNGQSILSYGDISTCSFHATKVFHTVEGGCIITNDDELAQKLHFYRSFGHRNDDYFSVGINAKNSEFHAAMGLCVLPKVPDLIAARKQVFGYYDDRLDFSRISRPTLLPGVEYNYAYYPVVFDSEETLLRVVEALKAQEIMPRRYFYPSLNTLPFAQIPGSGQSCPISEDVSLRVLALPMYPDLAEADVDRIASIVNKAVALVDAA; encoded by the coding sequence ATGATCAACGTAACCAAATCATACTTACCGGATCTCGACGAATATACCAATTACCTGAAGGGTATCTGGGAACGGGTTCACCTCACCAACGATGGCCCCTTGCTACGGCAGCTGGAGAACGAGATGAAAGCCGTTTTAGGGGTGAAACACCTGAAGTTTTGCTCCAATGGCACGGTCGTGCTCCAGATGGCGCTGAAAGCCCTGGACATCACGAAAGAAGTTATTACGACGCCGTTTTCGTACGTAGCAACGACGAACGTCCTGCTCTGGGAAGGCTGCACACCCGTTTTCGCCGACATTACCCCGGACGATTTCTGCATCGATCCGGCCAAGATCGAGCCGCTCATTACGGAAAACACGCAGGCGATCCTGGCTACCCATGTCTATGGCAACGCCTGTCAGATCGAACAGATTCAGGCTATTGCGGATAAGCACAACCTGAAAGTCATCTATGATGCCGCTCACACCTTCGGGGCCAGCTACAATGGGCAGTCGATTCTGAGCTACGGCGATATCAGTACGTGCAGCTTCCACGCAACGAAAGTATTTCATACGGTCGAAGGAGGTTGTATTATTACTAATGACGATGAACTGGCGCAGAAACTGCACTTCTACCGCTCGTTTGGTCACCGCAACGATGATTATTTCAGCGTCGGGATCAACGCCAAAAACTCGGAGTTTCACGCGGCCATGGGCCTTTGCGTATTACCGAAAGTGCCGGATCTGATTGCCGCCCGCAAGCAGGTGTTTGGCTACTACGACGACCGGCTGGATTTTTCGCGTATCTCCCGCCCGACCCTGCTGCCGGGCGTCGAATATAACTATGCGTATTATCCGGTTGTGTTTGATTCGGAAGAAACGCTGCTGCGTGTAGTCGAGGCCCTGAAAGCACAGGAAATCATGCCCCGGCGGTATTTCTATCCGTCGCTCAATACGTTGCCTTTCGCGCAGATACCGGGTTCGGGTCAGTCGTGCCCCATCTCGGAAGATGTTTCGCTACGGGTGCTGGCGCTGCCCATGTACCCGGATCTGGCCGAAGCTGATGTGGATCGGATTGCGTCCATTGTCAACAAGGCTGTTGCGTTGGTCGATGCCGCCTAG
- a CDS encoding ABC transporter ATP-binding protein encodes MSVITVDNISKHYIIDHKKGKGSTTLRDVITENFRQVFGGKKDQDRVTHEEFWALRDVSFSVEQGDRVGIVGHNGAGKSTMLKILSKIIEPSSGSVRIKGRVASLLEVGTGFHPELTGRENIFLNGSLLGMSRSEIRNQFDAIVDFAGVSKFLDTPVKRYSSGMYVRLGFAISAHLDPEIMIVDEVLAVGDAEFQKKSLGKMRDNSASGRTILFVSHNLTAVQALCNKTLYFEKGQLLEQGETNQVIASYLSKVSKTRLLRQWETPEEAPGNDLVRIRKIELIPEYQDELTHIDVRTPMKLRFEFWNMMDKANLNLSLHLNSLTGECIFNVGTQSQAYGKGLIAGECTIPGFFLNDGSYTISVMIVKDTVTPLYVMEDGIMFDVEDYREGIAWYGKWPGYVRPQFPFRMALLEGEPVK; translated from the coding sequence ATGTCTGTTATTACTGTCGATAATATAAGTAAACATTACATCATTGACCACAAGAAGGGAAAGGGAAGCACAACGCTGCGCGATGTGATTACCGAGAACTTCCGGCAGGTGTTTGGCGGCAAGAAAGACCAGGATCGTGTCACCCACGAGGAATTCTGGGCGCTGCGCGATGTAAGTTTTTCGGTAGAGCAGGGCGACCGGGTCGGCATCGTTGGTCACAACGGCGCTGGCAAATCAACCATGCTCAAGATCCTGAGTAAAATCATCGAACCTTCGTCGGGTAGTGTCCGGATCAAAGGCCGGGTAGCCAGTCTGCTCGAAGTTGGGACGGGTTTCCACCCCGAGCTGACGGGTCGGGAAAATATCTTCCTGAACGGCTCGCTGCTGGGCATGAGCCGGAGCGAAATCCGGAATCAGTTCGACGCCATTGTCGATTTTGCCGGGGTCAGTAAATTCCTTGATACACCCGTAAAACGGTATTCGTCGGGGATGTACGTCCGACTTGGCTTTGCTATCTCAGCCCACCTCGATCCCGAAATCATGATCGTGGATGAAGTGCTGGCCGTGGGCGACGCCGAGTTCCAGAAGAAGAGTCTGGGCAAGATGCGGGACAACTCCGCCAGCGGCCGGACCATTCTCTTCGTCAGCCACAACCTGACGGCCGTGCAGGCACTTTGCAATAAGACGCTGTATTTCGAAAAAGGACAATTGCTTGAGCAGGGCGAAACCAACCAGGTGATTGCCTCCTACCTCAGCAAAGTGTCGAAAACCCGGCTACTCCGGCAGTGGGAAACGCCCGAGGAAGCACCGGGGAACGACCTTGTCCGGATACGCAAGATTGAACTCATTCCGGAGTATCAGGACGAACTGACGCACATCGACGTCCGGACGCCCATGAAACTGCGGTTCGAGTTCTGGAACATGATGGATAAGGCCAACCTAAACCTGTCGCTGCACCTGAATTCTCTGACGGGTGAATGTATATTTAACGTCGGTACCCAGTCTCAAGCGTATGGCAAGGGCCTGATTGCGGGCGAGTGTACCATTCCCGGTTTCTTCCTGAACGATGGCTCCTATACCATCTCGGTAATGATCGTGAAAGATACCGTAACCCCGTTATACGTCATGGAAGACGGTATCATGTTCGACGTAGAGGACTACCGCGAAGGCATTGCCTGGTACGGAAAATGGCCGGGCTACGTCCGTCCGCAGTTCCCATTTCGGATGGCTTTGCTCGAAGGCGAACCCGTAAAATAA
- a CDS encoding Gfo/Idh/MocA family protein yields the protein MDTSRREFIKKAALSTAGLSIGGLATGMSAKSYAKIIGSNERLNVAIAGLGRRLGAYYEPISLKSSNVELVYMCDVMKKQREAAVKKFSKYIDYTPKLENDIRKVIADKNVDVLINATPDHWHAPGTWLAAQGGKHVYVEKPCSHNPREGEILMGCQKKYGKIIQMGNQQRSSTETIDIIKQIHDGAIGKPFKAVAFYANNRDEVPKAKKAPVPDGLDWDLFQGPAPRTEYTDDTWDYNWHWYGWTYGTAETGNNATHELDVARWALQVEYPEYVQVEAAKRYFVEDGWVMYDTMDATFRFPGDKIIKWDGKSRNGHKTYGSDRGTIIYGSNGTVYVDRNGYKLFNRDGKVIKDSKAAGNEAGTALGGGGDMTTRHVVNFFEAIRGKEKQASTIDDGAKSTLLCHLANISYRVNKPFEVDSSNGHIRDKEAMKLWGREYAKGWEPPVM from the coding sequence ATGGATACTTCCAGAAGAGAGTTTATCAAGAAAGCCGCGCTGAGTACGGCCGGGCTGTCGATTGGTGGCCTGGCTACCGGCATGTCGGCCAAAAGCTACGCCAAAATTATCGGGTCGAATGAACGGCTGAATGTGGCCATTGCCGGGCTGGGCCGACGGCTGGGCGCATACTACGAACCTATTTCGCTGAAAAGCAGCAACGTCGAGCTGGTATATATGTGCGACGTAATGAAAAAGCAGCGGGAGGCAGCCGTTAAGAAATTTTCGAAGTACATCGATTATACGCCCAAGCTGGAGAACGATATCCGGAAGGTCATTGCCGACAAAAACGTGGACGTGCTGATCAACGCGACACCCGACCACTGGCACGCGCCGGGGACCTGGCTGGCGGCTCAGGGTGGTAAACACGTGTACGTCGAAAAGCCCTGTAGCCATAATCCCCGCGAAGGTGAAATTCTGATGGGCTGCCAGAAAAAATACGGCAAGATCATCCAGATGGGGAATCAGCAGCGATCATCGACGGAAACAATTGATATCATTAAGCAGATCCATGATGGCGCTATCGGTAAGCCCTTCAAGGCGGTTGCTTTCTACGCGAACAACCGGGATGAGGTCCCCAAAGCTAAAAAGGCACCCGTTCCCGATGGGCTGGACTGGGATCTGTTTCAGGGACCCGCTCCCCGCACGGAGTACACCGATGATACCTGGGATTACAACTGGCACTGGTATGGCTGGACATACGGTACCGCCGAAACCGGCAACAATGCTACGCACGAACTGGACGTAGCGCGCTGGGCGCTTCAGGTCGAATACCCGGAATACGTACAGGTTGAAGCCGCCAAGCGGTACTTCGTGGAAGATGGCTGGGTCATGTACGATACGATGGACGCTACATTCCGTTTCCCCGGTGATAAAATCATTAAGTGGGACGGAAAAAGCCGTAACGGTCATAAAACCTACGGCAGCGACCGGGGAACGATCATCTACGGCTCCAACGGCACGGTCTACGTCGACCGGAACGGCTACAAACTCTTCAACCGCGACGGAAAAGTGATCAAAGACAGCAAGGCGGCCGGAAATGAAGCCGGGACGGCGCTGGGTGGTGGTGGCGACATGACAACCCGCCACGTCGTTAATTTCTTCGAAGCCATCCGGGGCAAGGAAAAGCAGGCTTCCACCATTGACGATGGCGCAAAGAGTACGTTGCTTTGTCATCTGGCCAACATCTCGTACCGGGTCAACAAACCCTTCGAGGTTGACTCGTCGAACGGGCATATCCGCGATAAAGAAGCGATGAAGCTGTGGGGACGCGAGTACGCCAAAGGCTGGGAGCCACCGGTAATGTAG
- a CDS encoding SLBB domain-containing protein, protein MQKLRVNHNFPLNFLSSAKASFHRTFNAGIAASLLVLTSLTAQAQVTPASPAPSNSSGTTTSPAATGRGAGLPAGVNIPANIQQQINQQRGNAGSLQPNANGTNTPQNVLRSDGTVDQNNPNIDTTGNGLNKNQPATLEDGYEQARLREQAEQRRKLFGYSVFNNPDANATNPFQPNVNIATPRNYNVGPGDQLNIRMYGYSEADFSQTVSPEGNIYFAEQTGIGPVSITGLTIEQAKARIIDRLARKFVGLRKSSYGAANTFIDVSLGGTIRSIRVTVTGDAIRPGTYQMSSLSTAMNAIYQAGGPSELGSFRKVQLIRNNKVLATLDLYDYLLNGTQRNDFRLQDNDNIRFTTYISHVEITGTVKRNNIFEMLPGESLDRLLFYAGGFAAQAYKERVKVTRLTDMERKVVDVTKSEFASFTMQDGDLVTVEQLLDRFENQVTIEGAVYRPGQFSLDQHKTLKQLIAGAEGLKGDAFTGRINIIRTREDLAIENLTIDLTSIMNGSKPDITLQREDQVIIPSRFDLAEPAAVSVQGEVNQPQEGIPFMINMTLNDALLRTGGLKESAAASQVEVIRRKKDVDPRSTSAQIAQTFRFNVSRDLSLNADDNKFLLEPYDQIVVRRSPNYLVQTYANVEGEVIIPGAYVIQSKDQKVSDLVTQAGGLTPQAYVEGATLVRVITLSPDEVKRKQQAITDLADDVTGRSRVQVDSVSTSQPTSIGINLRKILERPGSSEDILVQAGDVLRIPKRLETVRVQGEVLSPNTIKFRPGQTFQDYISQSGGFTSRSQRKKSYIVYANGSVDRTRKFMFFNVYPRVEPGAEVIIPQKTSAPLTAQQLLGTATTITSSVFSLITLLLAYRAIR, encoded by the coding sequence ATGCAAAAATTGCGAGTTAATCACAACTTCCCGCTTAATTTTTTATCTTCGGCAAAGGCCTCTTTTCATCGTACGTTTAACGCAGGCATTGCGGCTTCGCTGCTGGTCCTAACGAGTCTGACCGCCCAGGCGCAGGTCACTCCTGCCAGTCCAGCACCCTCCAACAGCTCCGGTACAACCACATCGCCAGCCGCTACCGGCCGGGGCGCGGGATTACCCGCTGGTGTTAACATCCCGGCTAACATCCAGCAGCAGATTAACCAGCAGCGGGGAAACGCCGGTAGCCTGCAGCCCAACGCCAACGGCACCAACACCCCGCAGAACGTTCTGCGCAGTGACGGGACCGTCGACCAGAACAATCCGAACATTGATACGACGGGTAACGGGCTGAATAAAAACCAACCTGCTACGCTCGAAGATGGCTACGAACAGGCCCGCCTGCGCGAACAGGCCGAACAACGCCGGAAATTATTCGGTTACTCGGTCTTTAATAACCCCGACGCGAACGCTACGAACCCCTTTCAACCAAACGTCAACATTGCGACGCCACGCAACTACAACGTCGGCCCCGGCGACCAGCTGAATATCCGCATGTACGGCTACTCCGAGGCTGATTTCAGCCAGACCGTATCGCCGGAAGGAAACATCTATTTTGCCGAGCAGACCGGTATCGGCCCGGTGTCCATAACAGGTCTTACTATCGAACAGGCCAAAGCCCGAATCATCGATCGACTGGCGCGCAAGTTCGTAGGTCTACGCAAATCCTCGTACGGAGCCGCTAATACGTTTATTGACGTATCTCTGGGCGGTACAATCCGTAGCATTCGGGTAACCGTCACGGGCGACGCTATCCGGCCAGGAACCTACCAGATGTCGTCGCTCTCAACGGCGATGAACGCTATTTATCAGGCGGGAGGCCCCAGCGAACTGGGTTCGTTCCGAAAGGTGCAGTTGATTCGTAACAACAAAGTTCTTGCTACACTTGACCTGTACGATTACCTGTTGAATGGTACCCAGCGGAACGATTTCCGGCTCCAGGATAACGATAATATCCGGTTCACGACCTACATTTCACACGTTGAAATTACCGGTACGGTCAAGCGTAACAACATCTTCGAAATGCTGCCCGGCGAAAGCCTCGACCGGCTGCTGTTCTACGCCGGTGGCTTTGCGGCCCAGGCTTACAAAGAGCGGGTTAAAGTAACGCGTCTGACAGATATGGAGCGGAAAGTAGTCGACGTAACCAAGTCAGAATTTGCCTCATTTACCATGCAGGACGGTGATCTGGTTACGGTAGAACAATTGCTCGACCGCTTCGAAAACCAGGTAACAATCGAAGGTGCGGTATATCGTCCCGGTCAGTTTTCGCTCGATCAACACAAGACCCTGAAACAACTGATTGCAGGGGCAGAAGGCTTGAAAGGGGATGCGTTTACTGGCCGTATCAATATCATCCGGACGCGGGAAGATCTGGCCATCGAGAACCTGACCATTGACCTGACCAGCATCATGAACGGCAGCAAGCCCGATATTACCCTGCAGCGCGAAGATCAGGTCATTATTCCCTCCCGCTTTGATCTGGCTGAACCAGCCGCCGTTTCGGTACAGGGTGAAGTAAACCAGCCGCAGGAAGGAATTCCGTTCATGATCAACATGACGCTTAATGACGCGCTGCTCCGTACAGGAGGTCTGAAAGAATCGGCCGCGGCTTCGCAGGTAGAAGTTATTCGCCGGAAGAAAGACGTTGATCCCCGGTCGACATCGGCGCAGATTGCCCAGACCTTCCGGTTCAACGTCAGCCGGGATCTGTCGCTCAACGCCGACGATAACAAATTCCTGCTGGAACCTTACGATCAGATCGTCGTTCGCCGGTCGCCAAACTACCTCGTGCAAACCTACGCCAATGTTGAAGGCGAAGTTATCATTCCGGGTGCTTATGTCATTCAAAGCAAAGACCAGAAAGTATCCGACCTGGTTACGCAGGCCGGCGGTCTGACGCCACAGGCTTATGTGGAAGGTGCTACGCTGGTCCGGGTCATTACGCTGAGCCCGGACGAAGTAAAGCGCAAACAACAGGCAATTACGGACCTTGCCGATGATGTTACCGGCCGTTCGCGGGTGCAAGTTGATTCAGTTTCAACCAGCCAGCCAACGTCCATCGGCATTAACCTGCGGAAGATCCTGGAACGCCCCGGTTCATCGGAAGACATTCTGGTTCAGGCGGGCGACGTACTGCGGATTCCAAAACGGCTTGAAACAGTACGGGTACAGGGCGAAGTGCTATCGCCCAACACGATTAAGTTCCGGCCGGGTCAGACCTTCCAGGATTACATTTCGCAGTCGGGTGGTTTTACCTCCCGGTCGCAACGGAAGAAGTCGTACATTGTGTATGCAAACGGATCGGTTGACCGGACGCGCAAATTCATGTTCTTCAATGTGTACCCACGGGTAGAGCCTGGTGCCGAAGTCATCATCCCACAAAAAACCTCGGCTCCGTTGACCGCACAGCAACTGTTAGGTACGGCTACAACGATCACCAGTTCTGTTTTTTCGCTGATTACTTTACTATTGGCGTACCGGGCTATCCGCTAG
- a CDS encoding DNA topoisomerase IV subunit B, with protein sequence MSESGKQPVQYNEDSIRSLDWREHIRLRPGMYIGKLGDGAAADDGIYVLLKETVDNCIDEHVMGHGKIIDIRVTDHRVEVRDYGRGIPLGKVVEVVSKINTGGKYDSGAFQKSVGLNGVGTKAVNALSTYFRVQSFREGRTVWAEFERGELRQQGEDVTSERNGTLICFEPDDTVFKNFHFIPQYLENMIWNYCYLNAGLTISFNKQKYISQNGLLDLLRNRTDEESLRYPIIHLKGHDIEVALTHGNAYGEEYYSFVNGQNTTQHGTHLNALREAVVETVRKHFDKNYETTDIRASIIAAISIRVQEPVFESQTKTKLGSINMSPEPNAQSVNSFVKDFLKERLDDYLHMNPTVRDALKKRIEQSERERKELAGIKKLANDRAKKASLHNKKLRDCRNHLPDVKADDRYQSTLFITEGDSASGSITKSRNVQSQAVFSLRGKPLNCFGLTKKVVYENEEFNLLQHALDIEEGLEGLRYNRIVIATDADVDGMHIRLLMLTFFLQFFPDLVRNGHLYILETPLFRVRNPKNHKETTYCYSEEEKQTAMDKLAKGGKKVEITRFKGLGEISPDEFGLFIGEDMRLEPVIMEKETSIPKLLGYYMGKNTPDRQRFIIDNLRIEKDVDDAAVLVA encoded by the coding sequence ATGTCAGAATCAGGCAAACAACCGGTTCAGTATAACGAAGATAGCATCCGGTCGCTGGATTGGCGCGAGCACATCCGTCTTCGGCCGGGTATGTATATCGGGAAACTAGGCGACGGCGCGGCTGCCGACGATGGAATTTACGTCCTGCTTAAAGAAACCGTTGATAACTGTATCGACGAACACGTCATGGGGCATGGCAAAATCATTGACATCCGGGTAACTGATCACCGGGTCGAGGTGCGGGATTACGGCCGGGGTATCCCCCTGGGTAAGGTTGTGGAAGTCGTCTCCAAAATTAACACGGGCGGTAAATACGATTCAGGGGCCTTCCAGAAATCGGTCGGTCTGAATGGCGTTGGTACCAAGGCCGTGAACGCGCTGTCGACGTATTTCCGGGTGCAGTCGTTCCGGGAGGGACGTACCGTCTGGGCTGAATTTGAACGGGGTGAACTCCGCCAGCAGGGAGAAGACGTGACCAGTGAGCGCAACGGTACGCTGATCTGCTTCGAGCCCGACGATACGGTCTTCAAAAACTTCCATTTCATTCCCCAGTATCTGGAGAACATGATCTGGAATTACTGCTATCTGAACGCGGGGCTGACCATTTCGTTTAACAAGCAGAAGTACATTTCGCAGAACGGGCTGCTGGATCTGCTACGGAACAGAACCGACGAAGAGTCACTTCGGTACCCGATCATTCACCTCAAAGGGCACGATATTGAAGTGGCGCTGACGCACGGTAACGCTTATGGTGAAGAATATTATTCGTTCGTGAACGGGCAGAATACGACCCAGCACGGTACGCACCTGAACGCCCTGCGGGAAGCCGTTGTCGAAACGGTTCGGAAGCACTTCGATAAAAACTACGAAACGACCGACATTCGGGCGAGCATCATCGCGGCCATCAGCATCCGGGTTCAGGAGCCGGTGTTCGAGTCGCAGACTAAAACCAAGCTGGGCTCGATCAACATGTCGCCCGAACCGAACGCGCAGTCAGTTAATTCGTTCGTAAAAGACTTCCTGAAAGAGCGGCTTGACGACTACCTGCACATGAATCCGACCGTGCGCGACGCGCTTAAGAAACGGATCGAGCAGTCGGAGCGGGAGCGGAAGGAACTGGCCGGGATTAAAAAACTGGCGAACGACCGGGCCAAGAAAGCCAGTCTGCACAACAAAAAACTCCGCGACTGCCGCAATCACCTGCCCGACGTAAAGGCGGACGACCGCTACCAGTCGACGCTGTTCATTACCGAGGGGGACTCGGCCAGCGGATCGATCACCAAGTCGCGAAATGTGCAGTCGCAGGCAGTTTTTAGTCTGCGGGGCAAGCCGCTGAACTGCTTCGGGCTGACCAAGAAGGTGGTGTACGAAAACGAGGAGTTCAACCTGCTGCAGCACGCGCTGGACATTGAAGAAGGGCTGGAAGGATTGCGCTACAACCGGATTGTGATTGCTACCGACGCCGATGTAGACGGTATGCACATTCGGTTGCTGATGCTGACATTCTTCCTGCAGTTCTTCCCTGATCTGGTCCGTAATGGGCACCTGTATATTCTGGAGACGCCCCTGTTCCGGGTTCGTAATCCGAAAAACCACAAGGAAACGACGTACTGTTATTCGGAAGAAGAAAAGCAGACGGCTATGGACAAGCTCGCCAAAGGGGGTAAGAAAGTCGAGATCACTCGCTTCAAGGGACTGGGGGAGATTTCGCCGGATGAGTTCGGCCTGTTCATCGGCGAGGACATGCGCCTGGAGCCGGTGATCATGGAAAAGGAAACCTCGATTCCAAAACTGCTTGGCTATTACATGGGCAAAAACACCCCCGACCGGCAGCGCTTTATCATTGATAACCTGCGTATCGAGAAGGACGTAGACGATGCCGCTGTTCTGGTTGCGTAG
- a CDS encoding ABC transporter permease, whose translation MKTHEVIIEPGRSERHYWRDLWQNRELMYILSQRDVSVRYKQTALGTAWGLIRPLTTMLIMVVVFSNIAKLPADPGIPYPLMVLAGITIWGFFATAFTQISNSVTLNANLVTKVYFPRLIMPISSISVGFIDFLVSLGLFILVAIYYQFMPDWHLIFLPLLILLAIMAAFAFGLFFAVINVRFRDIAQLIPFIVQIGFYACPIAYPSRLVADKSWYSLYILNPMVGIIDGFRWSLLGGKSYFNPQSLIASVVIVSVFLVISLYFFRKRENTFVDDI comes from the coding sequence TTGAAAACGCACGAAGTAATTATTGAACCAGGCCGTTCGGAGCGGCACTACTGGCGGGATCTCTGGCAAAACCGCGAACTGATGTATATACTGTCGCAACGCGACGTATCTGTTCGCTACAAACAGACGGCCTTGGGAACGGCCTGGGGACTTATTCGTCCGCTGACGACCATGCTGATCATGGTGGTAGTATTCAGCAACATCGCCAAGCTTCCGGCCGATCCGGGAATTCCGTATCCGCTGATGGTGCTGGCAGGGATCACAATCTGGGGTTTCTTTGCGACGGCATTTACGCAAATCAGCAATAGCGTAACGCTGAATGCAAACCTGGTCACCAAAGTCTATTTCCCCCGGCTGATCATGCCGATCAGCTCAATTTCGGTTGGTTTCATTGACTTCCTGGTATCGCTGGGGCTTTTTATACTGGTTGCGATTTACTACCAGTTTATGCCCGACTGGCACCTGATATTCCTGCCCCTGCTTATTCTGCTGGCTATTATGGCCGCTTTTGCCTTTGGCCTGTTCTTTGCAGTTATTAATGTGCGGTTTCGGGACATTGCCCAGCTTATTCCGTTTATTGTACAGATTGGCTTTTACGCCTGCCCAATTGCTTATCCAAGTCGGTTAGTTGCCGATAAATCGTGGTACTCGCTGTATATTCTAAACCCGATGGTTGGGATTATTGATGGATTCCGGTGGTCGCTGCTGGGCGGAAAATCGTATTTCAATCCGCAGAGTCTTATCGCTTCTGTTGTTATTGTCTCTGTTTTCCTGGTGATCTCGCTTTACTTTTTCCGGAAGCGGGAGAATACCTTTGTTGATGATATTTAA